The sequence GGATTCTAAGGGACAATATCAAGGCTATGATGTAGTCATCGCTAAACGCATGGCCCTTGATTTATTGGGCGATGAAAATAAGATTGAGTTTATTCCTGTAGAAGCCTCAGCTAGGGTGGAATTTTTAAAAGCCAATAAAGTGGATATTATCATGGCTAATTTCACGCGCACTAAAGAAAGAGAAAAAGTCGTGGATTTCGCTAAGCCGTATATGAAAGTCGCTTTGGGGGTGATTTCTAAAGATGGGGTCATTAAAAATATAGAAGAGTTGAAGGATAAAGAGTTGATTGTGAATAAAGGCACGACAGCGGATTTTTATTTCACTAAAAATTACCCCAATATCAAACTTTTGAAATTTGAACAAAACACAGAGACTTTTTTAGCCCTTTTAAATAATAAGGCTACCGCTCTAGCCCATGACAACACTTTGTTGCTCGCTTGGGCGAAACAGCACCCTGAGTTTAAATTAGGCATTACAAGCCTTGGCGATAAGGATGTGATCGCTCCAGCGATTAAAAAGGGTAACCCTAAGCTTTTAGAATGGTTGAACAACGAAATTGATTCCCTCATTTCTAGCGACTTTTTAAAAGAAGCTTACAAGGAAACTTTAGAGCCTGTTTATGGCGATGAAATCAAACCGGAAGAAATTATTTTTGAATGATTTCTTTAGGCTTTGCTTGACAGAGCGTGTTTTTGTTGCTAAATTAGCGGTTTTGTGATCTTTTTGTTTTTCATTTTGGGATATATTTGTTTGATTTTACATTGAAAGGATTTGTTGATGAGTTATTTTTATAAGCGTTGTTTGAAATTTTCATTAATTGGGTTGCTAGGGCTTTTGAGCGTTCAGCTTGATGCTAGGAGTTTTGTTGATGGGGATTTAGACATTCAAAAATTCAGTTATGAAGATTCTCTGCTTAAAAAGGGAGACCCTAATGGCGTGCATAAGGTTCAGGTGCGAGATTATAAGGGCAAAATGCAAGAAGCTGAGATCCACTCAGAAATACGCATCGCGGTTAAACCGGGGGTTAAAAAAGAAGTTAAAAAAGGCAAAATTTATAGCGCTCAAATCAATGATGGCATGTGCT is a genomic window of Helicobacter pylori oki112 containing:
- a CDS encoding transporter substrate-binding domain-containing protein translates to MKTNGLFKMWGLFLVLIALVFNACSDSHKEKKDALEVIKQRGVLKVGVFSDKPPFGSVDSKGQYQGYDVVIAKRMALDLLGDENKIEFIPVEASARVEFLKANKVDIIMANFTRTKEREKVVDFAKPYMKVALGVISKDGVIKNIEELKDKELIVNKGTTADFYFTKNYPNIKLLKFEQNTETFLALLNNKATALAHDNTLLLAWAKQHPEFKLGITSLGDKDVIAPAIKKGNPKLLEWLNNEIDSLISSDFLKEAYKETLEPVYGDEIKPEEIIFE